The following coding sequences lie in one Coraliomargarita parva genomic window:
- a CDS encoding ParA family protein, with protein sequence MPRKISFVNYKGGVGKTSLVVNLASALAQMGNRVLLVDLDAQSNSSIWLLKLERWNPLNTADTGHLYSIFEPGICQLRDCVVKDVVRGQEGECLLPGLDVVPATFTLVDIEHDFESTDGRPAFAIFQEQLAEIENDYDFILFDCPPNVLYAAQCGIFCSSEIYVPSNPDALSLIGFTLLVGKLQQFQHLSASFRVAGMQPVAQVRGVIFNAIKSNVDIDVPKMRMQFRINQFKNQGRVAKDTRIFDHQVRDAIVVRRAVTLGMPVSLVSNMASEDSVQDDYKNVAEEILNTPAMPQ encoded by the coding sequence ATGCCTCGCAAAATAAGCTTCGTGAATTACAAGGGTGGCGTGGGTAAAACCTCGCTCGTCGTAAATCTGGCCTCAGCCTTAGCTCAAATGGGCAACCGGGTGCTCTTGGTCGACTTGGATGCACAATCCAATTCGAGCATATGGCTGTTAAAACTGGAGCGATGGAATCCGCTCAATACGGCCGACACCGGCCACCTGTATTCAATCTTCGAACCGGGCATTTGCCAGTTGCGTGACTGTGTGGTCAAGGACGTGGTCCGGGGCCAGGAAGGCGAGTGCCTGTTGCCGGGCTTGGATGTGGTGCCGGCGACTTTCACACTGGTCGATATCGAACACGACTTCGAGTCCACGGACGGTCGTCCTGCCTTCGCCATTTTTCAGGAACAATTGGCGGAGATCGAGAATGACTACGATTTCATCCTTTTCGATTGTCCGCCAAACGTGCTCTATGCGGCGCAGTGCGGCATCTTCTGTAGTAGCGAAATCTATGTGCCGTCCAATCCGGACGCGCTCAGTCTGATTGGATTCACTTTGCTCGTCGGCAAATTGCAGCAGTTCCAGCATTTGAGTGCGAGTTTCCGGGTTGCCGGCATGCAACCCGTCGCCCAGGTTCGCGGGGTCATCTTCAACGCGATTAAAAGCAATGTGGACATCGACGTGCCCAAGATGCGCATGCAGTTTCGCATCAATCAATTCAAGAATCAGGGGCGCGTCGCAAAAGACACCCGCATATTTGACCATCAGGTCCGGGATGCTATCGTGGTGCGACGTGCGGTGACGCTTGGCATGCCAGTCAGCCTGGTCAGTAACATGGCCAGTGAGGACAGCGTACAGGACGACTATAAAAATGTTGCCGAAGAAATATTGAACACACCGGCAATGCCCCAATAA
- the lepA gene encoding translation elongation factor 4, translated as MTDLKHTRNFCIIAHVDHGKTTLSDRILELTRTVEMRDMKDQLLDSMDLERERGITIKSHPVSMVYKAKDGQDYTFNLIDTPGHVDFSYEVSRSLAACEGAMLLIDAAQGIEAQTVANAHLALEQGLEIIPVINKIDLPSADVPAIQAQLEDVLAIPADEAVLTSGKSGLGVEDLMEAAVARVPTPRWAEVDGLRVLIFDCVYDAYKGVICYVRVFSGSVKTNDHIMTMSDGMKAQVKEVGKFSPAMTAQPELKAGDVGYIVTNIRDVAEIKLGDTITLANKPATEMLPGYKEVRPMVFSGIYPIDTSDYNKLKASMGKLRLNDAAFIYQSENSVALGFGFRCGFLGLLHMEIIQERIRREYDLDVISTYPSVVYNVTKTDGEVVEVHNPVFLPDPSEIECIEEPMIKASIHLPSSSIGDVLALVSEKRGICEHTETIDSQRVMLVCRLPLNEILVDFNDRLKSITRGYGSMDYEMDGYEKSKLCRLDILVNAESIDAFSSIVHVDKAEGRGRALCERLKEILPRQMFKIAIQASVGGRVVARETISAYRKDVTAKCYGGDISRKRKLLEKQKEGKKRMKNIGSVSIPQDAFIKILKTSDGG; from the coding sequence ATGACCGACCTGAAACACACGCGCAACTTCTGCATTATTGCCCACGTTGACCACGGGAAGACCACGCTTTCCGACCGGATCCTTGAGCTTACGCGCACAGTCGAAATGCGCGACATGAAGGACCAGCTCCTGGATTCGATGGATCTGGAGCGGGAGCGGGGCATTACGATTAAAAGCCATCCGGTTTCGATGGTTTACAAGGCCAAGGACGGTCAGGATTACACTTTCAACCTGATCGACACCCCGGGGCACGTGGACTTTTCCTATGAGGTGTCCCGAAGCCTGGCGGCTTGTGAGGGGGCGATGCTTTTGATTGACGCGGCTCAGGGCATTGAAGCCCAGACAGTTGCGAATGCCCATTTGGCTCTGGAACAGGGGCTCGAGATCATCCCGGTGATCAATAAGATCGACCTTCCGAGTGCGGATGTTCCCGCCATTCAGGCCCAACTTGAGGACGTTTTGGCCATTCCCGCCGACGAAGCCGTTTTGACCAGCGGCAAGAGCGGGCTCGGTGTCGAGGATTTGATGGAAGCCGCCGTGGCCCGCGTGCCGACCCCCCGATGGGCCGAGGTCGACGGCTTGCGTGTGCTGATTTTCGACTGCGTCTATGATGCCTACAAGGGGGTGATTTGCTACGTCCGAGTCTTTTCCGGATCCGTCAAGACGAATGACCATATCATGACGATGAGCGACGGCATGAAGGCCCAAGTCAAGGAAGTGGGCAAATTCTCGCCGGCCATGACCGCGCAACCCGAGCTCAAAGCCGGCGATGTGGGCTATATCGTGACCAATATCCGCGATGTCGCGGAGATCAAACTCGGGGACACGATCACTCTCGCCAACAAGCCTGCCACCGAAATGTTGCCCGGCTATAAGGAAGTGCGCCCCATGGTCTTCAGCGGGATCTATCCCATCGACACCAGTGATTACAATAAGTTGAAGGCCAGCATGGGTAAACTGCGGCTGAATGACGCCGCATTTATTTACCAGTCTGAAAACTCCGTCGCCCTGGGCTTCGGCTTCCGGTGTGGCTTCCTCGGACTGCTGCACATGGAAATCATACAGGAACGGATTCGCCGCGAGTACGACCTGGATGTGATCTCAACCTATCCCAGCGTGGTTTACAACGTGACCAAGACGGACGGCGAGGTGGTGGAGGTTCACAATCCGGTCTTCCTTCCGGACCCTTCGGAAATCGAGTGCATCGAGGAACCCATGATTAAGGCCTCGATCCACCTGCCCAGTAGCTCGATCGGGGACGTCCTGGCCCTGGTTTCGGAGAAGCGCGGCATCTGTGAACATACGGAAACGATTGATTCACAACGGGTCATGCTCGTCTGCCGCCTGCCGCTCAACGAGATCCTGGTCGATTTTAATGACCGCCTCAAGAGCATCACACGCGGCTATGGCTCGATGGACTACGAAATGGATGGCTATGAAAAGTCCAAGCTTTGCCGTCTGGATATCCTCGTCAATGCCGAGTCAATAGATGCCTTCTCTTCCATCGTCCACGTCGACAAGGCGGAGGGCAGGGGACGCGCCCTTTGTGAACGCTTGAAGGAGATCCTACCGCGCCAAATGTTCAAAATCGCGATTCAGGCCTCCGTCGGCGGTCGCGTGGTGGCCCGGGAAACAATCAGTGCGTACCGCAAGGACGTGACCGCCAAGTGTTACGGCGGCGACATCTCGCGTAAGCGCAAGCTGCTCGAAAAGCAGAAAGAGGGCAAAAAACGGATGAAGAACATCGGGAGCGTTTCGATTCCACAGGACGCCTTCATCAAGATCCTCAAGACTTCGGATGGTGGCTGA
- the ribB gene encoding 3,4-dihydroxy-2-butanone-4-phosphate synthase, giving the protein MTTAKEYSHAFDSIEDAIRDIADGKMVIVTDDESRENEGDLVMAAEKVTPQAVNQMIMHARGLICVPMMAHQLRRLGISRMASENRESHQTDFAVSVDAAEGITTGISAYDRAETIRILGDANSHPDQLVQPGHVFPLRAKPGGVLQRAGHTEAAVDLVQLAGLNPAGVICEILNEDGSSARIADLIEYKKKHDLKLISIADLIEYRHTRDRLVEHVLTKPFESDFGTFNLHIFRSILDQRQHIALSMGPLGPEPTLVRVQSENLLADIFRSKTLGGYNSLNKAMEKIAQAGKGVLLYMEQPQGGIRVIEGKDEAELKDVGPMKMDFRDYGIGAQILVALGLSKIRLLSSTQRKVIGLDGYDLEIVEHLALD; this is encoded by the coding sequence ATGACTACTGCGAAAGAATATTCACACGCATTTGACAGCATAGAAGACGCCATCCGCGACATTGCCGATGGTAAAATGGTCATCGTGACAGACGATGAATCCCGCGAGAATGAGGGAGATCTAGTGATGGCCGCCGAGAAAGTGACTCCGCAGGCAGTCAACCAGATGATCATGCATGCTCGTGGCTTGATCTGTGTGCCGATGATGGCACACCAACTGCGTCGCTTGGGGATCAGCCGCATGGCGTCCGAAAACCGGGAATCCCACCAAACAGACTTTGCCGTTTCGGTCGATGCCGCCGAAGGTATTACCACCGGAATCAGTGCCTACGACCGGGCCGAAACCATCCGCATCCTCGGGGATGCCAACTCGCATCCGGATCAGCTGGTCCAACCCGGTCACGTATTCCCCTTGCGTGCGAAGCCCGGTGGCGTGCTACAACGGGCCGGCCACACCGAAGCGGCGGTTGACCTCGTGCAACTCGCAGGCCTCAACCCGGCCGGCGTTATCTGCGAAATCCTGAATGAAGACGGCAGCTCCGCCCGGATTGCTGACTTGATCGAATACAAGAAGAAGCACGACCTGAAACTCATCTCAATCGCGGACCTGATCGAATACCGTCACACCCGCGACCGTCTGGTGGAGCATGTCCTGACCAAGCCCTTCGAGTCCGACTTCGGCACCTTCAACCTGCACATCTTCCGCAGTATCCTCGACCAACGTCAGCACATTGCCCTGTCGATGGGGCCCCTTGGCCCGGAGCCGACACTGGTGCGGGTGCAAAGTGAGAACCTACTGGCTGACATCTTCCGGTCGAAAACACTTGGCGGCTACAACTCCCTCAACAAGGCGATGGAAAAGATCGCACAAGCAGGTAAGGGGGTCCTGCTGTACATGGAGCAACCCCAGGGAGGGATTCGCGTCATTGAAGGCAAAGACGAAGCAGAGCTCAAGGATGTGGGCCCCATGAAGATGGATTTCCGCGACTACGGCATCGGCGCACAGATCCTGGTTGCGCTCGGGCTCAGCAAGATCCGCTTGCTTTCCAGTACGCAGCGCAAGGTCATCGGACTGGACGGCTACGACCTCGAAATTGTCGAGCACTTGGCTTTGGACTAG
- a CDS encoding metallophosphoesterase, producing MSELTDLSPSEARGPSKLAALAERMGRDAFARRLEMEHLLLQHHGKGQGKGMFTYEHKWDIHRFITFCLKISGLWGRAHRNYLDFEVVRREVPLKRLPAAFDGFRLLQLTDLHADLHPDFPDALIRAIQPLEYDLIVLTGDYRTCTFGDHTGATNAMRRIAQHFKTRAYAVLGNHDFIAKVVHLEDGRVRFLLNENTLLERDGARLFLLGIDDANHYKTHDIRHAAIGVDAGACKILLSHSPETYRQAEEEDIDYMLSGHTHGGQLCLPGGIPVVHDGTAPRRLLSGDWQHGKLLGYTSRGTGASGVPARLNCRPEITLHTLRKAE from the coding sequence ATGTCTGAGCTCACGGATTTGTCTCCCTCGGAAGCGAGGGGCCCCAGCAAACTCGCTGCGCTTGCCGAGCGCATGGGGCGCGATGCATTTGCCCGACGCCTGGAGATGGAGCACCTCTTGCTTCAGCATCACGGCAAAGGGCAGGGGAAGGGGATGTTTACCTACGAGCACAAGTGGGACATTCACCGGTTTATTACTTTCTGCTTGAAAATCAGCGGCTTATGGGGGCGGGCGCACCGCAATTACCTGGACTTCGAAGTGGTCCGCCGGGAGGTGCCGCTCAAGCGCCTCCCGGCTGCTTTCGATGGCTTCCGCCTTCTCCAGTTGACTGATTTACATGCCGACCTACACCCGGATTTTCCGGATGCACTGATTCGTGCGATTCAACCACTCGAATATGATCTTATTGTTCTGACCGGCGACTACAGGACCTGTACCTTTGGGGACCATACCGGCGCGACGAATGCGATGCGGCGGATTGCCCAGCATTTCAAGACGCGGGCCTATGCAGTTCTCGGCAATCATGACTTTATCGCCAAAGTCGTCCATCTCGAAGACGGCCGTGTCCGTTTCCTCTTGAACGAAAATACCTTGCTGGAAAGGGATGGGGCGCGGCTTTTCCTCCTTGGGATTGACGATGCCAACCATTACAAGACGCACGACATTCGTCACGCCGCCATCGGGGTTGACGCCGGCGCCTGCAAAATCCTGCTGTCCCATTCCCCGGAAACCTACCGCCAAGCGGAAGAAGAGGACATCGACTATATGCTGTCCGGTCACACGCACGGAGGCCAGCTTTGCCTCCCCGGCGGCATACCGGTTGTACACGACGGCACGGCACCGCGTCGCCTGCTCTCTGGAGACTGGCAGCATGGCAAACTTCTGGGCTATACGAGCCGTGGCACCGGGGCGAGCGGGGTGCCGGCCCGTTTGAACTGTCGTCCGGAAATCACGTTGCACACCCTGCGCAAGGCGGAATGA
- a CDS encoding GNAT family N-acetyltransferase, whose protein sequence is MPKKEHAESGLRIGPAELEDVDRIAALLGLLFQQEADFQPDPESQRAGIQALLAAPEMGEFLLLRDPKGNVLGLLSLLYSISTALGGRVATLEDFIISPEYRGRGWGHRLLDAALELARTRQCKRITLLTDADNHAAQKLYHAYGFKRSAMCVMRRLDGPEGQSASSAG, encoded by the coding sequence ATGCCCAAGAAAGAACATGCAGAATCCGGCCTCAGGATCGGGCCGGCGGAACTCGAGGATGTGGACCGTATCGCCGCTTTGCTGGGACTGCTTTTTCAGCAGGAAGCCGATTTTCAACCGGATCCGGAGTCACAACGGGCAGGCATCCAGGCCCTGCTGGCGGCTCCGGAGATGGGGGAATTCCTCCTCCTTAGAGACCCGAAAGGAAATGTGCTTGGCCTGCTCAGTCTGCTCTATTCGATCTCGACCGCACTGGGTGGGCGTGTCGCCACGCTCGAGGATTTTATCATCAGTCCGGAATACCGTGGGCGTGGTTGGGGGCACCGTCTACTTGATGCAGCTCTTGAACTGGCGCGCACCCGCCAATGCAAACGCATTACCCTTTTGACCGATGCCGACAACCACGCGGCGCAGAAGCTCTATCATGCATACGGCTTCAAGCGGTCTGCCATGTGTGTCATGCGCAGGCTTGACGGCCCCGAAGGACAATCGGCTAGTAGTGCAGGCTGA
- the menB gene encoding 1,4-dihydroxy-2-naphthoyl-CoA synthase: MTNWQKVRDFEEIIYEKSEGIAKVTINRPHRRNAFTPDTVAEMIEAFTDAREDSSIGVVLLTGFNPQTDGKFAFCAGGDQKIRGHKRGGYIGKDGVPRLNVLDLQKLIRSMPKVVIALVAGYAIGGGHVLHVVCDLTIAADNAVFGQTGPKVGSFDGGFGSSYLARIVGQKKAREIWYLCRQYNASEALDMGLVNKVVPYEQLEAEGEQWAKEILQHSPLSIRCLKAAFNADVDGQQGLQELAGNATLLYYLTEEGEEGRRAWNEKRPPDFNKYPWLP; this comes from the coding sequence ATGACGAACTGGCAAAAAGTCCGCGACTTCGAGGAAATCATCTACGAGAAATCCGAAGGGATCGCCAAGGTAACCATCAACCGGCCACACCGGCGCAATGCTTTCACTCCGGACACCGTGGCGGAGATGATCGAGGCCTTTACCGACGCCCGCGAGGACAGTTCCATCGGGGTAGTCCTACTGACCGGCTTCAACCCGCAAACCGACGGGAAATTCGCATTTTGCGCCGGCGGCGACCAGAAAATCCGCGGACACAAACGGGGTGGCTATATCGGCAAGGACGGGGTGCCGCGCCTCAATGTGCTGGATCTGCAGAAGCTTATCCGTTCGATGCCCAAGGTCGTGATCGCCCTTGTCGCGGGGTATGCGATCGGCGGGGGACATGTGCTCCATGTGGTCTGCGACCTGACCATTGCGGCGGATAATGCGGTCTTTGGTCAGACCGGCCCCAAGGTCGGCAGCTTCGACGGCGGCTTTGGCTCCAGTTATCTGGCACGCATTGTCGGGCAGAAAAAGGCCCGGGAGATCTGGTATCTCTGCCGCCAATATAATGCGTCCGAGGCCTTGGATATGGGCCTGGTGAACAAGGTGGTGCCTTACGAGCAACTCGAGGCGGAGGGCGAGCAATGGGCAAAGGAAATCCTCCAGCACAGCCCGCTCTCGATTCGCTGCCTCAAGGCGGCCTTTAATGCCGATGTCGACGGGCAGCAGGGCCTGCAGGAGCTGGCGGGCAATGCGACGCTTCTCTATTACTTGACCGAAGAGGGCGAGGAGGGGCGGCGCGCCTGGAATGAAAAACGCCCGCCGGACTTCAATAAGTATCCGTGGCTTCCCTGA
- a CDS encoding VOC family protein, whose translation MIKQIAHICIHTEDLQATERFYTEGFGMERGYEFIKDGRLIGYYLKFGNMTFLEVFEGTTSGPGNINHVALETDEIDAVIVRLRQAGIPVGAKKMGADNSWQVWVTDPNGVRIEIQQYTAQSRQITGGQCIVNW comes from the coding sequence ATGATCAAGCAAATCGCCCACATCTGCATACACACAGAAGATCTTCAGGCGACCGAGCGCTTCTACACGGAAGGTTTCGGCATGGAACGCGGGTATGAATTCATCAAGGACGGCCGACTCATCGGTTACTACCTCAAGTTCGGCAATATGACCTTTTTGGAGGTATTCGAGGGGACGACCTCCGGGCCCGGAAATATCAATCATGTCGCATTGGAGACCGATGAGATAGACGCGGTCATTGTGCGCCTGAGGCAGGCAGGCATTCCCGTTGGAGCGAAAAAGATGGGGGCCGACAACAGCTGGCAGGTTTGGGTGACAGACCCCAACGGGGTAAGAATCGAAATCCAGCAGTATACCGCACAAAGCCGCCAGATTACCGGAGGCCAGTGCATCGTGAACTGGTAA
- the metG gene encoding methionine--tRNA ligase, translated as MSKKFYITTAIDYANGSPHLGHAYEKVLTDIVARFRRMMGDEVKFLTGLDEHGQKVQMSAQKQGVAPIEICDRLAGEFQGLCQRLEISNDDYIRTTQARHKAVVQEILQKLYDKGEIYKSDYNGFYSVRQEQFVTEKEKVDGKWPEIYGDVVEVTETNYFFKLAQYQDWLIETIEKNESMIYPRFRSADVLQFLKKEDLNDLCISRPKERLEWGIELPFDTGFVTYVWFDALTNYITGAGYGTDEFEKHWPADYHVIGKDILVPPHAVYWPIMLKALDIELPKHFLVHGWWLSSGAKMSKSTGDVVNPLDLIEQFGADAFRYFVTREMNVGQDSEFSLELFMSRYNSDLANDLGNLVSRLLNMGGRYTEGKVPAVSVDETPEQELRKLWSEIGGELVDLYENFQFHKALDRIFTFISGINKYAETRAPWKLAKSEDPADRAKLETSLAYMAEALRLGVVLLTPVMPAISSKVRQLIGAEDFAMLDGQLEWGTTLEGKSLGEKTILFPRPERPKA; from the coding sequence ATGAGCAAGAAGTTCTACATCACCACTGCAATCGACTATGCAAACGGCTCGCCGCACCTCGGCCATGCCTATGAAAAAGTGCTGACTGATATCGTCGCACGCTTCCGTCGAATGATGGGCGATGAGGTGAAGTTCCTCACCGGCTTGGACGAACACGGGCAGAAAGTCCAGATGTCGGCGCAGAAGCAGGGCGTCGCACCCATTGAAATCTGCGATCGTCTCGCCGGCGAATTCCAAGGCTTGTGCCAACGCCTTGAGATTTCAAATGACGACTACATTCGCACCACCCAGGCAAGGCACAAGGCGGTCGTCCAGGAGATCCTTCAGAAACTCTACGACAAAGGGGAGATCTATAAGTCCGACTACAACGGCTTCTACAGCGTGCGTCAGGAGCAGTTCGTCACTGAAAAGGAAAAAGTCGACGGCAAATGGCCCGAGATCTACGGGGATGTCGTCGAGGTCACCGAGACCAACTACTTCTTTAAGCTGGCTCAGTACCAGGACTGGCTGATTGAGACCATCGAGAAGAACGAAAGCATGATCTATCCGCGATTCCGCAGTGCCGATGTGCTTCAGTTTCTGAAGAAGGAAGACTTGAACGACCTCTGTATCTCGCGCCCGAAGGAGCGCCTCGAGTGGGGGATCGAACTGCCCTTCGACACCGGCTTCGTCACCTATGTCTGGTTTGACGCGCTGACCAACTACATTACCGGAGCCGGATATGGAACCGATGAATTCGAAAAACACTGGCCGGCCGACTATCATGTCATCGGGAAAGACATTCTCGTGCCGCCGCATGCGGTCTACTGGCCGATCATGCTAAAGGCTCTGGATATCGAACTTCCGAAACATTTCCTCGTGCATGGCTGGTGGCTGAGTTCCGGCGCCAAGATGTCCAAGAGCACCGGCGACGTGGTCAACCCGCTGGACCTCATTGAGCAGTTCGGTGCCGACGCCTTCCGCTACTTTGTCACTCGCGAGATGAACGTCGGTCAGGACAGCGAGTTCTCGCTGGAACTATTCATGAGTCGCTACAACAGCGATTTGGCCAATGACCTCGGCAACCTTGTCAGCCGTCTCCTGAACATGGGAGGTCGTTACACCGAAGGCAAGGTGCCGGCCGTCAGTGTGGACGAAACTCCGGAACAGGAGCTTCGGAAGTTGTGGTCCGAGATCGGTGGCGAATTGGTTGATCTCTACGAAAACTTCCAGTTCCATAAAGCGCTTGATCGTATCTTCACGTTCATTTCGGGGATCAACAAGTATGCCGAGACGCGTGCGCCTTGGAAACTGGCGAAGTCGGAAGATCCCGCGGACCGCGCCAAACTCGAAACATCCTTGGCATATATGGCCGAAGCGCTTCGTCTTGGGGTCGTTCTGCTGACACCGGTCATGCCGGCGATCTCATCCAAGGTCCGTCAGCTGATCGGGGCCGAGGACTTCGCCATGCTGGATGGACAACTCGAGTGGGGGACCACGCTTGAAGGGAAGTCACTCGGGGAGAAGACCATCCTGTTTCCACGGCCGGAGCGTCCGAAGGCCTGA
- the hrpB gene encoding ATP-dependent helicase HrpB, whose amino-acid sequence MATQPARLPIHECADQLVAGLHAHGRVVLSAPTGSGKSTQVPQILLDRCNLPGEIVILQPRRLAARLLAKRVAAERSVSLGEEVGYQIRFENRVGPKTRIRFVTEAILLRQILQDPTLSGISAVIFDEFHERHLTSDLSLACALQSIQTVRPDLKMVVMSATLDIDTLESFLAPVARIEAQGRMYPVEVSYAGSALNRDAAPVWDRAASAFRSAARQGIDGDVLVFMPGAYEIRKTIDALQGLPEARGYEVLPLHGELAPDAQDRAVASGNRPKVIVSTNVAETSITIEGVRLVIDGGLARMARYDPRRGINTLLVEGISRASAEQRTGRAGRSGPGFCLRLWSEAEHVARPERDLPEVKRVDLSETLLLLAASGIRHFAGFPWFEAPPVAAMRRAELLLEDLGAFSEATGLTETGRRMAGFPLHPRMARMLIEGANRGVLDAICGIAALSQGRALYRPAREDRIRAAQLREIEDHVGALSDYFVHLRAWDYARSCQFALEHCIALGIHAGAARQAAEVARQLMSLAQREGLSLDTIAVAHDPETEIAKCLLSAFSDHLCKRNDRGTRRCRMVHQRSGELRRESVVESELFVATEIEEREVRGEVTVLLGMATEVREDWLEEVFPGDFKVSLATTYDEGTRRVVARSERRFRDLVLEFKEQGEPDAARAASLLAERVANGDLVLKNWNSAVDTWIQRVNFVAHHCPETEIDPIDTDARQLLIEQICEGAVSYKEIKDRPVLPSVQSWVSPEQLYYLDTYAPAEMELPRRKRPVRIRYESDGRAFISSKLQDFYDVPGSSLRIANGRVPLLVELLAPNGRPAHLTDDLDGFWGGAYQHVRKDLAGRYPKHEWR is encoded by the coding sequence ATGGCAACCCAACCAGCACGCTTACCCATTCATGAGTGCGCCGACCAGTTGGTCGCAGGATTGCATGCGCATGGAAGGGTCGTCCTCAGCGCACCGACCGGCTCAGGGAAATCGACCCAGGTGCCGCAGATCCTATTGGATCGATGCAATTTACCGGGGGAGATCGTCATTCTCCAGCCCAGGCGCCTTGCCGCACGCTTGCTGGCTAAGCGTGTGGCTGCGGAAAGATCGGTCTCCTTGGGGGAAGAAGTCGGCTATCAAATTCGCTTTGAGAACCGTGTCGGCCCCAAGACCCGCATCCGTTTCGTCACCGAGGCAATCCTCCTGCGGCAAATTCTGCAGGACCCGACCTTATCCGGCATCAGCGCGGTCATATTTGATGAATTCCACGAGCGTCACCTGACGAGCGACCTGAGTCTGGCTTGCGCCTTGCAGTCGATCCAGACGGTACGGCCGGACTTGAAGATGGTCGTGATGTCAGCCACGCTGGACATCGATACCCTCGAGTCCTTTCTCGCCCCGGTGGCCCGGATCGAAGCCCAGGGGCGCATGTATCCCGTCGAGGTCAGTTACGCCGGATCTGCACTCAACCGGGATGCTGCTCCGGTATGGGACCGGGCCGCCTCGGCCTTCCGGTCGGCAGCGAGGCAGGGAATTGACGGTGATGTCCTGGTCTTCATGCCTGGCGCCTACGAGATCCGCAAAACCATTGATGCACTGCAGGGCTTGCCCGAGGCACGGGGCTATGAGGTCCTTCCGCTCCACGGGGAACTGGCGCCCGACGCCCAGGACCGTGCGGTTGCCTCCGGAAATCGCCCCAAGGTGATTGTGTCGACCAATGTGGCCGAAACCTCGATTACGATCGAAGGCGTCCGTCTGGTCATTGATGGCGGGCTGGCACGCATGGCGCGTTACGACCCCCGCAGGGGGATCAATACATTGCTGGTCGAAGGGATCAGTCGGGCATCCGCGGAACAGCGTACCGGCCGGGCGGGGCGTAGCGGCCCGGGGTTCTGCTTGCGCCTGTGGTCGGAGGCCGAACACGTCGCCAGACCGGAGCGTGACCTGCCGGAGGTCAAGCGGGTCGACCTCTCTGAAACCCTTCTCCTCCTGGCGGCTTCGGGCATCCGACACTTTGCCGGTTTTCCCTGGTTTGAGGCTCCGCCGGTGGCAGCCATGCGTCGTGCGGAGTTACTTCTGGAGGATCTCGGTGCCTTCAGTGAAGCTACCGGCCTGACGGAAACAGGCCGCCGGATGGCAGGCTTCCCATTGCACCCCAGAATGGCCCGCATGCTGATCGAGGGCGCAAACCGTGGTGTTTTGGATGCGATTTGCGGAATCGCGGCATTGAGTCAGGGACGAGCGCTGTACCGGCCCGCCCGTGAAGACCGCATCCGCGCGGCACAACTCAGGGAAATCGAGGATCATGTGGGTGCGCTTTCCGACTATTTTGTTCACTTGAGGGCATGGGACTATGCCCGTTCCTGCCAGTTTGCCTTGGAGCACTGTATCGCATTGGGCATCCATGCTGGAGCCGCACGCCAAGCCGCGGAGGTCGCCCGACAGCTCATGAGTCTCGCCCAGCGTGAAGGTCTCTCACTTGACACGATCGCGGTTGCTCACGATCCGGAGACTGAAATTGCCAAATGCCTGTTGTCAGCTTTCTCAGATCATCTCTGCAAGCGAAATGACCGGGGTACCCGGCGTTGCCGCATGGTCCATCAGCGTTCTGGCGAATTGCGCAGGGAGAGCGTGGTTGAAAGTGAACTCTTCGTCGCCACGGAGATCGAGGAACGTGAAGTGCGAGGCGAGGTGACCGTGCTTCTGGGCATGGCGACCGAAGTCAGGGAAGACTGGCTGGAGGAGGTCTTTCCGGGCGACTTCAAAGTCAGCCTGGCGACCACTTACGACGAAGGGACCCGGCGTGTCGTTGCACGTTCGGAACGGAGGTTCCGGGACCTTGTCCTGGAATTCAAGGAGCAGGGCGAACCGGATGCCGCCCGGGCCGCAAGCCTGCTGGCGGAACGGGTGGCCAATGGGGACTTGGTTCTCAAAAACTGGAACAGCGCGGTCGACACATGGATCCAGCGTGTGAATTTTGTCGCGCACCACTGCCCGGAAACCGAGATCGATCCGATCGACACCGACGCCCGGCAATTGCTGATCGAACAAATTTGCGAAGGGGCAGTCAGTTATAAGGAGATCAAGGACCGACCGGTCCTGCCTTCCGTTCAGTCCTGGGTGAGTCCTGAGCAATTGTATTACCTCGACACCTACGCACCGGCGGAGATGGAATTACCACGCCGCAAACGTCCGGTCCGTATACGTTATGAGTCGGACGGAAGGGCATTCATCTCTTCGAAGTTGCAAGACTTCTACGACGTGCCCGGTTCGAGCCTGCGGATCGCAAACGGACGCGTGCCCTTGCTGGTCGAACTGCTTGCTCCCAATGGACGTCCCGCCCACTTGACCGACGATCTTGACGGATTCTGGGGCGGGGCGTACCAGCATGTGCGCAAGGATTTGGCCGGGCGGTATCCAAAACACGAATGGAGGTAG